The following are from one region of the Desulfovibrio sp. Fe33 genome:
- a CDS encoding L,D-transpeptidase family protein gives MRVALIVLTLIMSATTALAGGWTPLLSSHSYGPERIIAVDKRAQELIVLERKSPLHEVRRFPCTTGQSLGDKAVEGDMRTPEGVYFVGRRINRELDWDLYGNIAYSLNYPNPIDRIKGKTGSGIWLHGRGKTFLPRDTLGCVALKVPDMKNVALDAAYGTPVVIADDVDWTPEPGESEITAMNLVKTLEAWARDWGAKDEAFFSYYDEPLLKMSEGLDFDGFEAHKRNIFSAQPWIHVMVDNVRAIPGPGYWVTWFDQYYRTRGMASTTGKRFYWVQDEQGRWRIAGREYVPVTEELDGKYLAAKTVEARELVEKWREAWLAADVAAYGSFYERDADQGGRRGAADIADYKKTLWAKKPPVRLEIDDLKVALHPMGLKVAFDQVFADAGGYEDRGRKTLILVPEGDSWKIDSEQWRRMR, from the coding sequence ATGCGGGTAGCACTCATCGTCCTGACACTCATTATGTCCGCGACAACGGCCCTGGCCGGGGGTTGGACGCCGTTGCTTTCCTCCCATTCCTACGGGCCGGAGCGAATCATCGCCGTGGACAAGAGAGCGCAGGAGCTGATCGTGCTCGAACGCAAGTCGCCCTTGCACGAGGTGCGGCGTTTTCCCTGTACCACAGGGCAGTCCCTGGGCGACAAGGCCGTTGAAGGCGATATGCGCACCCCCGAGGGCGTTTATTTCGTCGGCCGCCGCATCAACCGCGAGCTGGATTGGGATCTCTACGGAAATATCGCCTATTCCTTGAATTATCCCAATCCGATCGACCGCATCAAGGGCAAGACCGGCTCCGGCATCTGGCTGCACGGCCGGGGCAAGACCTTCCTGCCCCGCGATACGCTCGGCTGCGTTGCGCTCAAGGTCCCGGACATGAAGAACGTGGCCCTGGACGCGGCCTACGGCACTCCGGTGGTCATAGCCGACGACGTCGACTGGACCCCGGAGCCGGGCGAAAGCGAGATCACGGCCATGAATCTGGTCAAGACCCTGGAAGCCTGGGCCCGCGATTGGGGCGCCAAGGACGAGGCGTTCTTTTCCTATTACGACGAGCCGCTCCTCAAGATGTCCGAGGGACTCGATTTCGACGGGTTCGAGGCGCACAAGCGCAACATATTCTCCGCCCAGCCCTGGATACACGTCATGGTGGACAACGTCAGGGCCATTCCCGGCCCCGGCTACTGGGTGACCTGGTTCGACCAGTATTACCGGACCAGGGGCATGGCCTCCACCACGGGCAAACGGTTCTACTGGGTGCAGGACGAGCAGGGCCGCTGGCGCATCGCCGGGCGCGAGTACGTCCCCGTCACCGAAGAACTGGACGGCAAGTATCTGGCCGCCAAGACGGTCGAGGCCAGGGAGCTGGTGGAGAAATGGCGCGAGGCGTGGCTTGCCGCCGACGTGGCCGCATACGGGAGTTTCTACGAGCGGGACGCCGACCAGGGAGGGCGTCGCGGGGCGGCCGATATCGCCGATTACAAAAAGACGTTGTGGGCCAAGAAGCCTCCTGTTAGGTTGGAAATTGATGACCTGAAAGTCGCTTTGCATCCCATGGGGCTCAAGGTGGCCTTTGACCAGGTTTTCGCCGATGCCGGGGGGTATGAGGACAGAGGCCGCAAGACCTTGATCCTGGTACCCGAAGGCGACTCCTGGAAAATCGACAGTGAGCAGTGGAGACGGATGAGATGA
- a CDS encoding M14/M99 family metallopeptidase, producing the protein MSFSPKRIPSTTFWLLSLILFLSFASPADAGSWEHSFFAGTQYPLKVVYLQGGQPGPTVMVQGGIQGDETAGYITAQLLSQGKVLRGNLIVLPRANVPSINLRKRQINVDMNRRFDQNYNRFYEDRVARVIRYLLNQADAFIHLHEGSGFYNPTYVDNLRNPKRYGQSFIVDTLAYNQIDLAGTVAPVLDELNNHIGMSDYKFRLFNTRTFDQGTNYPEMRKSLTCYALAEHNIPAVAVEVSKSIIQIDWKVRQQLTATIMLLHRLGVEVVPPEFTDEDVQAYARKGVTVMVNGRTLGKDKVINLAPGSTLAVKQVSAGPTEFAPELALFASDRPGVNLINARRMVLEQFSELELRSDGRKVAEAQVRWTGRLPNAPGDDTPVFVCWLNGNPIFVREGETLHAVLGDQLILEGIWGSDLKEVVNLKGFVAIPWANNGQDLGWEIILDPDNFMSKYALEEDRSSGTLFRVVRETPGVPRSTFYVEILPRTVLALRLGDERGQNLLIPWISGGSYRLPEGDYVFESAWSNGPDDKLVALAGDVPLEKGRSFRVDYTRPLKLTVRQATTFGDIGSMTFTAGGLASRETRAQ; encoded by the coding sequence ATGTCGTTTTCGCCGAAACGTATCCCTTCTACCACATTCTGGCTTCTTAGCCTGATCCTCTTCCTCTCCTTCGCCTCCCCGGCCGACGCAGGATCGTGGGAGCATTCATTTTTCGCGGGCACACAATACCCTCTCAAGGTCGTCTATCTCCAGGGCGGGCAGCCCGGGCCCACCGTCATGGTCCAGGGCGGCATCCAGGGCGATGAAACCGCCGGGTACATCACCGCCCAACTCCTTTCACAGGGCAAGGTCCTGCGGGGCAACCTGATCGTCCTGCCTCGGGCCAACGTGCCGTCCATCAACCTGCGCAAGCGGCAGATCAACGTGGACATGAACCGCCGCTTCGACCAAAATTACAACCGCTTCTACGAGGACCGCGTGGCCCGGGTCATCCGCTACCTCCTCAACCAGGCGGACGCCTTCATCCATCTGCACGAGGGCAGCGGCTTCTACAACCCGACCTACGTGGACAACCTGCGCAACCCGAAGCGGTACGGACAGTCCTTCATCGTGGACACCCTGGCCTACAACCAGATCGATCTGGCCGGGACCGTGGCCCCTGTGCTGGACGAACTCAACAACCACATCGGGATGAGCGACTACAAGTTCCGGCTGTTCAACACCAGGACCTTCGACCAGGGCACCAATTATCCCGAGATGCGCAAATCCCTGACCTGCTACGCGCTGGCCGAGCACAACATCCCGGCCGTGGCCGTGGAGGTCTCCAAGTCCATCATTCAGATAGACTGGAAGGTCCGGCAGCAGTTGACCGCCACCATCATGCTTCTTCACCGTCTCGGCGTCGAAGTGGTTCCGCCCGAGTTCACCGACGAGGATGTGCAGGCCTATGCCCGGAAGGGTGTGACGGTCATGGTCAACGGCCGCACCCTGGGCAAGGACAAGGTCATTAATCTGGCCCCGGGTTCGACCCTGGCCGTGAAGCAGGTTTCCGCCGGACCGACCGAGTTCGCTCCGGAACTTGCCCTGTTCGCCTCGGACCGGCCTGGCGTGAACCTCATCAACGCCCGGCGCATGGTTCTCGAACAGTTCTCAGAGCTGGAATTGCGCTCCGACGGCCGCAAGGTAGCCGAGGCGCAGGTTCGCTGGACCGGCAGGCTTCCCAACGCGCCGGGCGACGATACCCCGGTGTTCGTCTGTTGGCTCAACGGCAACCCAATTTTCGTGCGCGAGGGCGAAACCCTCCATGCCGTACTCGGCGACCAGCTCATTCTCGAAGGGATTTGGGGCAGCGACCTCAAGGAAGTGGTCAACCTCAAGGGGTTCGTGGCCATCCCCTGGGCCAACAACGGCCAGGACCTTGGCTGGGAGATCATTTTGGACCCCGACAATTTCATGTCCAAGTACGCCCTTGAGGAAGACCGTTCGTCCGGAACCCTGTTCCGGGTCGTCCGGGAGACGCCCGGTGTGCCAAGGTCCACGTTCTACGTCGAGATTCTGCCGCGTACTGTCCTTGCCCTGCGCCTCGGCGACGAGCGTGGGCAAAACCTGCTTATTCCGTGGATTTCCGGCGGCAGCTACAGGTTGCCCGAAGGCGACTACGTGTTCGAGTCCGCATGGAGCAACGGCCCGGACGACAAGCTGGTGGCCCTGGCCGGGGACGTGCCCTTGGAAAAAGGACGTTCTTTCCGGGTTGATTACACCCGTCCACTCAAGCTGACCGTGCGCCAGGCCACAACCTTCGGCGATATCGGGAGCATGACGTTTACCGCAGGCGGTTTGGCCAGCCGGGAGACGCGCGCGCAATAA
- a CDS encoding zinc-ribbon domain-containing protein — translation MKCPKCGTAIRPQDRKCRRCGQAVKRPIDEITRKMTLSPRLAVTSGVLLILVAAALLLYGAVEFGAVLLCFGVPLALIGLLMR, via the coding sequence ATGAAATGCCCTAAATGCGGGACGGCCATCCGCCCCCAGGACCGTAAGTGCCGCCGGTGCGGCCAGGCTGTGAAACGGCCTATCGACGAGATCACGCGGAAAATGACGCTTTCCCCGCGTCTGGCCGTGACTTCCGGCGTGCTGCTCATCCTCGTGGCGGCGGCCCTGCTCCTGTACGGCGCGGTGGAGTTCGGGGCCGTGCTGCTCTGCTTTGGCGTGCCGCTGGCCCTCATTGGCCTGCTCATGCGTTGA
- a CDS encoding 2-hydroxyacid dehydrogenase, producing the protein MDRPKVYVTRQIPEEGLALLRQVAEVEVNPVDAPVSRTELLEIIADCQGVIGLLTERIDAEFFDAAPKLKGYANYAVGFDNIDVPEATRRSMPVSNTPDVLTNATAECAWALLFAVARKVIPADRTMRSGDWPGWGPLQFIGGDVSGKTLGIVGAGRIGTAMARMSRGFDMPILYTSSTNRRNEALESELNARLVSFEELLEASDYISLHTPLNPGTRHLFGSDAFARMKRTACIINTGRGPVIDEQALLHALKTGEIAGAGLDVYENEPALTPGMAELENVVLLPHIGSGTASARADMAVLAARNLIAMLEGRKPETCLNPEIYD; encoded by the coding sequence ATGGATCGACCAAAGGTGTACGTCACCCGCCAAATCCCCGAAGAAGGGCTCGCCCTGCTCCGACAGGTGGCCGAGGTGGAAGTCAACCCCGTGGACGCCCCCGTGTCCCGCACCGAACTGCTTGAAATAATCGCCGACTGCCAGGGAGTCATCGGCCTGCTCACCGAGAGGATCGACGCCGAGTTTTTCGACGCGGCTCCCAAACTCAAGGGATACGCCAACTACGCCGTCGGCTTCGACAACATCGACGTGCCCGAAGCCACCCGGCGGTCAATGCCCGTATCCAACACCCCGGACGTGCTGACCAACGCCACCGCCGAATGCGCCTGGGCGCTGCTCTTCGCCGTGGCCCGCAAGGTCATCCCCGCGGACCGGACGATGCGTTCCGGCGACTGGCCCGGCTGGGGCCCCCTGCAATTCATCGGCGGCGACGTGTCCGGCAAGACCCTGGGCATCGTGGGCGCGGGACGCATCGGCACGGCCATGGCCCGCATGAGCCGGGGATTCGATATGCCGATCCTGTACACAAGTTCAACCAACCGGCGGAACGAAGCACTGGAATCCGAGCTGAACGCCCGCCTGGTCTCCTTCGAGGAGCTGTTGGAGGCGTCAGACTACATATCCCTTCATACCCCGCTCAATCCCGGCACCCGGCATCTGTTCGGGTCCGACGCCTTTGCGCGCATGAAGCGGACCGCCTGCATCATCAATACAGGACGCGGCCCCGTCATCGACGAGCAGGCCCTGCTCCACGCCCTGAAAACCGGGGAGATCGCCGGAGCAGGCCTGGACGTATATGAAAATGAACCCGCCCTAACGCCCGGCATGGCCGAGCTGGAAAACGTGGTTCTGCTGCCGCATATAGGTTCCGGCACAGCCTCCGCGCGAGCCGACATGGCCGTGCTGGCCGCCCGCAACCTCATCGCCATGCTCGAAGGCCGGAAGCCCGAGACCTGCCTCAACCCAGAAATATACGACTAG
- a CDS encoding phosphoadenosine phosphosulfate reductase family protein, translating to MSTLEEKVLHSETLLAALADRIDPARVRVAWTGGKDSTVVLFIWKTLVEHAGNGPVRAINLDTGCKFPEVLAFRDQLAEAWGVDLHVARPAVSLDGYPLARDPLVCCRELKVEPLKKAVRETGTDFLLTGIRRDEHPDRLTRKEMEKRSDPAHTLVNPLLDWTETDVWAFHARFGLPYCELYDQGYRSLGCRPCTTLPDVQGGERSGRAGGKEAVLSALTNLGYF from the coding sequence ATGTCCACTCTCGAAGAGAAAGTTCTGCATAGCGAAACCCTCCTTGCAGCTCTGGCCGACCGCATAGACCCCGCCCGGGTACGCGTGGCCTGGACCGGAGGCAAGGATTCCACCGTTGTCCTGTTTATCTGGAAAACCTTGGTCGAACACGCCGGCAACGGCCCTGTCCGGGCCATCAACCTTGATACCGGCTGCAAGTTCCCCGAAGTGCTCGCCTTCCGCGACCAACTGGCCGAGGCGTGGGGAGTGGACCTTCATGTAGCCCGTCCCGCCGTTTCCCTGGACGGGTATCCCTTGGCCCGCGATCCGCTCGTCTGCTGCCGAGAACTCAAGGTGGAGCCCTTGAAAAAGGCGGTGCGCGAAACCGGGACCGATTTCCTTCTGACCGGCATTCGCCGGGATGAGCACCCGGATCGCCTGACCAGAAAAGAGATGGAGAAGCGGAGCGACCCGGCTCACACCCTGGTCAACCCGTTGCTCGATTGGACCGAAACCGACGTCTGGGCTTTCCACGCCCGCTTCGGCCTGCCGTACTGCGAACTCTACGATCAAGGTTACCGTTCCCTTGGCTGCCGCCCCTGCACCACGCTTCCCGACGTGCAGGGGGGCGAACGGTCCGGCCGGGCCGGAGGCAAGGAGGCGGTTCTGTCCGCCCTGACCAATCTCGGATACTTCTGA
- a CDS encoding NADH-quinone oxidoreductase subunit 5 family protein — protein sequence MSNLLVLLILLPMAAATVCYFVRSSSVRKLTVLATGGILTLASLGLLMQGTFAPIEIGSFLGIGSDFLVTVLDFVLLGLIFFYGYKHKSLLVQGFTLAQTALLVWFEAVMVGHEAVPALMGDQLALIMVLVVSIIGSLICVFAIPYMKEHEEHLGLKKTRQPRFFFFMLLFLGAMNGLVLSNNILWMYFFFEVTTLCSFMLIGHDATEIATKNSIRALWMNAFGGLAFVVGMMLVYAHAGTLNISAILALGPSGAMMVTGVAFLCLAGFTKAAQVPFQSWLLGAMVAPTPVSALLHSSTMVKAGVFVVLRFAPVYAGTFLSTGIALCGAFTFLSCAALGVGQSNGKKILAYSTVANLGLIICCAGINTPLALTAAILLILFHAISKSLLFLCVGTIEQAIGSRDIEDMRGLYGEHPRTALITIAGILSMMLPPFGVLLGKWMAIEASADSNIFVVVMLALGSALMVVYLARWAGSLMGTREQGARPESQPLLIRIPLMTLCLGTVVLSLASPWIYNSLLAPWIGSAPFTVGFGSLESAHGTFVVVPLGLVLGLGLLYAVKAASGYRRVKIMPPYVSGVNSSADGTYVGPMNGDVPFSTGNLYLGELFAEPKLTPIFNAMAVALIVLMLGGAL from the coding sequence ATGTCAAATCTGTTAGTGCTTCTCATCCTGCTGCCGATGGCAGCGGCGACGGTCTGTTATTTCGTGCGGTCTTCGTCCGTGCGGAAGCTGACCGTACTCGCCACTGGGGGCATCCTGACGCTTGCGTCGTTGGGGCTGCTTATGCAGGGGACGTTTGCGCCGATCGAGATCGGCTCATTCCTGGGCATAGGCAGTGATTTCCTGGTTACCGTCCTGGATTTCGTGCTGCTGGGGCTCATTTTCTTTTATGGTTACAAACACAAAAGCCTGCTCGTCCAGGGCTTCACGTTGGCCCAGACCGCTTTGCTCGTCTGGTTCGAGGCGGTTATGGTCGGCCACGAGGCGGTGCCCGCATTGATGGGCGACCAACTCGCACTGATCATGGTCCTGGTCGTATCGATCATCGGCTCCCTCATCTGCGTCTTCGCCATTCCCTATATGAAGGAACACGAAGAGCATCTGGGATTGAAGAAGACCCGCCAGCCGCGGTTCTTCTTTTTCATGCTGCTGTTCCTGGGCGCCATGAACGGTCTGGTCCTGTCCAACAACATCCTGTGGATGTACTTCTTCTTCGAAGTGACCACCCTGTGCTCCTTCATGCTCATCGGGCATGACGCCACCGAGATCGCCACGAAGAATTCGATCCGGGCCTTGTGGATGAACGCCTTCGGAGGCCTGGCCTTCGTTGTCGGCATGATGCTGGTCTACGCTCATGCCGGTACGCTGAACATCTCCGCGATCCTCGCCCTCGGTCCCTCCGGAGCCATGATGGTCACAGGCGTCGCTTTCCTCTGTCTGGCCGGTTTCACCAAGGCCGCCCAGGTCCCGTTCCAGTCCTGGCTGCTCGGGGCCATGGTCGCTCCGACCCCGGTTTCCGCGCTCCTGCACTCCTCGACAATGGTCAAGGCGGGCGTTTTCGTGGTGCTGCGGTTTGCTCCGGTTTATGCCGGAACCTTCTTGTCGACGGGCATCGCCTTGTGCGGCGCGTTCACCTTCCTCAGCTGCGCAGCTCTCGGCGTGGGGCAGTCCAACGGCAAGAAAATCCTGGCTTACTCCACTGTGGCCAACCTCGGCCTGATAATCTGCTGCGCGGGCATCAACACCCCGTTGGCGTTGACCGCGGCGATCCTGCTTATCCTCTTCCACGCGATCTCCAAGTCGCTGCTCTTCCTGTGCGTCGGCACCATCGAGCAGGCCATCGGTTCCCGTGACATCGAGGACATGCGCGGCCTGTACGGCGAGCATCCCCGGACCGCCCTCATCACCATCGCGGGCATCCTTTCCATGATGCTGCCGCCTTTCGGCGTGCTGCTCGGCAAGTGGATGGCCATCGAGGCTTCCGCCGACAGCAACATCTTCGTGGTGGTCATGCTGGCCCTGGGCTCGGCCCTGATGGTCGTGTACCTGGCCCGCTGGGCGGGTTCCCTCATGGGCACCCGCGAGCAGGGCGCCCGGCCGGAATCCCAGCCTCTGCTCATCCGCATTCCGCTGATGACCCTGTGCCTGGGTACCGTGGTCCTCTCCCTGGCCTCTCCGTGGATCTACAACTCCTTGCTGGCTCCCTGGATCGGTTCGGCTCCCTTTACCGTGGGCTTCGGCTCCCTTGAGTCCGCTCACGGCACCTTTGTGGTGGTGCCTCTGGGCCTGGTTCTCGGTCTTGGCTTGCTGTACGCGGTCAAGGCGGCCTCGGGCTACCGCAGGGTCAAGATCATGCCGCCCTACGTGAGCGGGGTGAACAGTTCCGCTGACGGCACCTACGTCGGTCCCATGAACGGCGACGTGCCGTTCTCCACCGGCAACCTCTATCTGGGCGAGCTGTTCGCTGAACCCAAGCTCACGCCCATCTTCAACGCAATGGCGGTCGCGCTGATCGTCCTCATGCTGGGAGGGGCGCTCTAA
- a CDS encoding respiratory chain complex I subunit 1 family protein: METLILVIIGLVGAPLAGGLLAGLDRRVTAWFQSRQGPPIMQAFYDVAKLFGKEKMVVNQWQILCAWVYLVAAAASVALFFAQGDLLLVIFVQAIGAVFLVMGAMSTKSPYAQVGAQRELIQVLAYEPILVLVFVGFYMVTGSFSIEAIWAQETPLLAKMPLLYLALGYALTIKLRKSPFDFSTSHHGHQELVKGLLTEYSGPYLGLIEIAHWYETILVLGLCALFWHTNVAWMALLLAATYMLEILVDNTMARMTWRWMIKRVWLLGMGMSVVNLIWLYAG, translated from the coding sequence ATGGAAACTCTCATTCTCGTCATCATCGGACTTGTTGGCGCTCCGTTGGCGGGCGGCCTGCTCGCCGGTCTGGATCGTCGCGTAACCGCCTGGTTCCAGTCGCGGCAGGGTCCCCCGATCATGCAGGCCTTCTATGACGTGGCCAAGCTCTTCGGAAAAGAGAAGATGGTCGTCAACCAGTGGCAGATCCTCTGCGCCTGGGTGTACCTCGTGGCGGCGGCCGCTTCCGTGGCCCTGTTCTTCGCTCAGGGCGACCTGCTGCTCGTCATCTTCGTGCAGGCCATCGGCGCGGTCTTCCTGGTCATGGGCGCCATGTCCACCAAGTCCCCGTACGCCCAGGTCGGCGCGCAGCGCGAGCTGATTCAGGTCCTGGCCTACGAGCCGATACTGGTCCTGGTCTTCGTGGGCTTCTACATGGTCACCGGCAGCTTCTCCATCGAGGCCATCTGGGCCCAAGAGACGCCGTTGCTGGCCAAGATGCCGCTGCTGTACCTGGCATTGGGCTACGCCCTGACCATCAAGCTGCGGAAGTCCCCGTTCGACTTCTCGACTTCCCATCACGGCCATCAGGAACTGGTCAAGGGATTGCTCACCGAGTATTCCGGCCCCTACCTCGGCCTGATCGAAATCGCCCACTGGTACGAGACCATCCTGGTGCTCGGCCTGTGCGCGCTCTTCTGGCATACCAACGTGGCCTGGATGGCGCTTCTGCTCGCGGCCACCTACATGCTCGAAATCCTGGTGGACAACACCATGGCCCGTATGACCTGGCGCTGGATGATCAAGCGCGTCTGGCTGCTCGGCATGGGCATGTCCGTCGTTAACCTCATCTGGCTGTACGCGGGGTAA
- a CDS encoding NADH-quinone oxidoreductase subunit B family protein, with the protein MFGSFIKKSRAKSPWIMHFDCGSCNGCDIEVLACLTPLYDVERFGVVNVGNPKHADVLLVTGTVNHRNKKVLKNIYDQMPEPKAVIAIGACGNTGGIFREAYNVVGGVDKVIPVDVYVPGCPAKPEAIIDGVVAGLAKFAQKVEEAK; encoded by the coding sequence ATGTTCGGATCATTCATAAAGAAATCTCGCGCCAAATCGCCGTGGATCATGCACTTCGACTGCGGTAGCTGCAACGGCTGCGATATCGAGGTCCTGGCCTGCCTGACCCCCCTCTATGACGTGGAGCGGTTCGGCGTCGTCAACGTCGGCAACCCCAAGCACGCTGACGTGCTTCTGGTCACTGGCACGGTCAACCACCGGAACAAGAAGGTGCTCAAGAACATCTACGATCAGATGCCCGAGCCCAAGGCCGTCATCGCCATCGGCGCGTGCGGCAACACCGGCGGTATTTTCCGCGAAGCCTACAATGTCGTGGGCGGCGTGGACAAGGTCATCCCCGTGGACGTCTACGTTCCCGGCTGTCCGGCCAAGCCCGAGGCCATCATCGACGGCGTCGTGGCGGGACTCGCCAAGTTCGCCCAGAAAGTCGAAGAAGCCAAGTAG
- a CDS encoding NADH-quinone oxidoreductase subunit C, producing the protein MQGKVIDVTVDTLVGEVMNMKNDGQRLVTYSTYQEGDKIGILYHFDKNLEITHLRLLADMDKPIPSVSGVYFAALLVENEIRDQWDVKFDGLVLDFNRTLYLDPEVTQVPLVSNVKIEPKK; encoded by the coding sequence ATGCAAGGTAAAGTTATAGATGTGACCGTCGACACCCTTGTTGGCGAAGTCATGAATATGAAGAACGACGGGCAGAGGCTTGTCACGTACTCCACCTATCAGGAAGGAGACAAGATCGGCATCCTCTACCACTTCGACAAGAACCTGGAGATCACCCACCTGCGGCTGCTGGCCGATATGGACAAGCCCATCCCGAGCGTGTCCGGCGTCTATTTCGCCGCCCTCCTGGTGGAAAACGAAATCCGCGACCAGTGGGACGTCAAGTTCGACGGCCTGGTTCTCGACTTCAACCGCACGCTCTATCTCGACCCCGAGGTCACCCAGGTTCCCCTGGTGTCCAACGTCAAGATCGAGCCCAAGAAATAG
- a CDS encoding hydrogenase large subunit: MATTVIPFGPQHPVLPEPVHLTLKVEDEIVKEAIPALGYVHRGLEKLADIRDYHQMINVCERVCGICSMIHAVCYSQSVEELMGVEVPDRAKMLRIIWSELHRCHSHLLWLGLFADAFGFESLFMQFWRVRERIMDINEATTGSRVIVSVNVIGGVRADLSPEQIRWILSEIEIVEKEVRAMQDTIMNDYTVKSRTVGIGVMTKAQAWELGAAGPTLRGSGVASDMRMTGYGAYGELDFEPVVEAAGDCWARSTVRFREVLQSIDLVRQAIAKLPEGELAAKVKGNPPEGEIFSRVEQPRGECVYYIRGNGTKHLDRLRIRTPTFANIPPLLAMLPGCELADVPVIVLSIDPCISCTER, encoded by the coding sequence ATGGCAACCACCGTTATACCCTTCGGCCCGCAGCATCCCGTCCTGCCCGAGCCGGTTCACTTGACCCTCAAGGTCGAGGACGAGATCGTCAAGGAGGCCATCCCGGCGCTGGGCTATGTCCATCGCGGCCTGGAAAAACTGGCCGACATCCGCGACTACCATCAGATGATTAACGTCTGCGAACGCGTTTGCGGCATCTGCTCCATGATTCACGCCGTCTGCTACTCGCAGAGCGTCGAGGAACTCATGGGCGTGGAGGTCCCGGACCGCGCCAAAATGCTGCGCATCATCTGGTCCGAGCTTCATCGCTGCCACTCCCATCTGCTCTGGCTGGGCCTGTTCGCCGACGCCTTCGGCTTCGAGTCCCTGTTCATGCAGTTCTGGCGTGTGCGCGAGCGCATCATGGACATCAACGAGGCGACCACCGGCAGCCGCGTCATCGTTTCGGTCAACGTCATCGGCGGCGTCCGCGCCGACCTCAGCCCCGAGCAGATCCGCTGGATTCTGTCCGAGATCGAGATCGTCGAGAAGGAAGTCCGCGCGATGCAGGACACCATCATGAACGACTACACGGTCAAGTCCCGTACCGTGGGCATCGGCGTGATGACCAAGGCCCAGGCCTGGGAACTCGGCGCCGCAGGGCCGACCCTGCGCGGCTCCGGCGTGGCGTCCGACATGCGCATGACCGGCTACGGCGCGTACGGCGAGCTGGACTTCGAACCCGTGGTCGAGGCCGCGGGCGACTGCTGGGCGCGTTCCACGGTCCGCTTCCGCGAAGTGCTCCAGTCCATTGATCTGGTCCGGCAGGCCATCGCCAAGCTGCCCGAGGGCGAGCTTGCCGCCAAGGTCAAGGGCAACCCGCCCGAGGGAGAGATATTCTCCCGTGTCGAACAGCCGCGCGGAGAGTGCGTCTACTACATCCGAGGCAACGGCACCAAGCATCTGGACCGGCTGCGCATCCGCACCCCCACGTTCGCCAACATCCCGCCGCTTCTGGCCATGCTGCCGGGCTGCGAGCTGGCCGACGTGCCGGTCATCGTGCTGTCCATCGACCCGTGCATCAGCTGCACCGAACGCTAG
- a CDS encoding 4Fe-4S binding protein has product MLFTPTVIRNLLKKPVTRKYPFEVRAPFPKYRGELVIDINKCILCGLCSRKCPSQCIVVDKASGTWQCDPHACVYCGLCRDNCPTKCLSMKDTHRKPVTEKITWIEHGNPPKPKKMTVASKAEPEAKVETEPEAKVETKVEAMPETKAEATPEVKAEAKPETKQAGKKGKKSGK; this is encoded by the coding sequence ATGCTGTTTACACCCACAGTCATCAGGAACCTGCTGAAAAAGCCCGTCACCCGGAAGTATCCCTTCGAGGTGCGCGCTCCGTTCCCCAAGTATAGGGGAGAGCTGGTTATCGACATCAACAAGTGCATCCTCTGCGGCCTGTGTTCGCGCAAGTGCCCCAGCCAGTGCATCGTCGTGGACAAGGCGTCCGGCACCTGGCAGTGCGATCCCCATGCCTGCGTCTACTGCGGCCTGTGCAGGGACAACTGCCCGACCAAGTGCCTGTCCATGAAGGACACGCACCGCAAGCCGGTCACCGAGAAGATCACCTGGATCGAGCACGGGAATCCGCCCAAGCCCAAAAAGATGACCGTCGCTTCCAAGGCCGAGCCTGAAGCCAAGGTCGAAACCGAGCCCGAAGCCAAGGTCGAAACGAAGGTTGAAGCCATGCCTGAAACCAAGGCGGAAGCTACGCCGGAAGTGAAGGCCGAAGCCAAGCCTGAAACGAAACAGGCCGGCAAGAAGGGCAAAAAAAGCGGCAAATAG